A stretch of Castanea sativa cultivar Marrone di Chiusa Pesio chromosome 2, ASM4071231v1 DNA encodes these proteins:
- the LOC142623407 gene encoding cytosolic Fe-S cluster assembly factor NBP35-like produces MTMENGEIPENANEHCPGTQSESAGKSDACEGCPNQEACATAPKGPDPDLVVIAERMATVKHKILVLSGKGGVGKSTFSAQLSFALAAMDFQVGLLDVDICGPSIPKMLGLEGQEIHQSNLGWSPVYVDSNLGVMSIGFMLPDPDEAVIWRGPRKNGLIKNFLKEVYWNELDFLVVDSPPGTSDEHISIVQCLGATGIDGAIIVTTPQQVSLIDVRKEINFCKKVGVKVLGVVENMSGLSQPVMDFKFMRTTETGEHIDVSEWVREYFREKAPELQDLIACSEVFDSSSGGAEKMCREMGVPFLGKVPLDPQLCKAAEEGRSCFIAQKCGVSAPALKIIIEELIENNGFSRMLLSSA; encoded by the exons ATGACTATGGAGAACGGTGAAATTCCCGAAAACGCCAATGAGC ATTGTCCTGGTACCCAATCAGAGTCAGCAGGAAAATCTGACGCTTGTGAAGGTTGTCCTAATCAAGAAGCTTGTGCTACTGCCCCCAAAGGCCCTGATCCAG ACTTGGTTGTTATTGCAGAAAGGATGGCCACTGTTAAGCATAAGATACTTGTTTTATCAGGGAAGGGTGGAGTTGGCAAGAGCACATTCTCTGCTCAACTGTCATTCGCCTTAGCAGCTATGGACTTCCAGGTAGGTCTACTTGATGTTGACATTTGTGGCCCGAGCATCCCAAAGATGCTTGGCCTAGAAGGTCAAGAAATCCACCAGAGCAACCTCGGCTGGTCTCCTGTCTATGTTGATTCCAATCTTGGGGTCATGTCAATTGGATTCATGCTTCCTGATCCTGATGAAGCTGTCATATGGAGGGGTCCTCGCAAGAATGGGCTCATCAAGAATTTCCTGAAGGAAGTGTACTGGAATGAACTTGattttttggttgttgattCTCCTCCTGGGACCTCAGATGAGCACATCTCAATTGTTCAATGCCTTGGGGCTACTGGAATAGATGGTGCAATTATTGTCACCACTCCACAGCAAGTCTCCTTGATTGATGTGaggaaagaaatcaatttcTGCAAAAAGGTTGGTGTTAAGGTTCTTGGGGTTGTTGAGAACATGAGTGGCTTGTCCCAGCCTGTGATGGATTTCAAGTTTATGAGGACGACAGAGACAGGTGAACATATAGATGTTTCGGAGTGGGTTAGGGAATATTTTAGAGAGAAAGCACCAGAACTTCAAGATTTGATTGCTTGCAGTGAAGTGTTTGACAGTAGCAGTGGTGGTGCAGAAAAAATGTGTAGGGAAATGGGTGTGCCTTTTCTTGGGAAGGTGCCATTGGATCCACAGCTTTGCAAGGCAGCTGAAGAAGGTAGATCCTGCTTCATTGCTCAGAAATGCGGGGTGAGCGCTCCTGCACTGAAGATCATCATAGAAGAGCTGATTGAAAATAATGGATTCTCAAGAATGTTGCTAAGTAGTGCATAG
- the LOC142625215 gene encoding uncharacterized protein LOC142625215, translating into MDQPIKKSMDKSEAAGRMVQWVIELSQFDIRYQPKRAIKVQALADFIAEFTLPNEDKITEGAERWTIPRSQNVLADEVVKMASSEEGAASTNLMQETQKRPSIEEIHTFAIQGADIAEARKVRKRAARFTILNDTLYKRGFSMPYLKYVDEEQAKCILEEIHEGICGDHAGPKSLVDARELVKRCDKCQRFENVQRLPAEKLTTISSPWPFTQWGIDIVGSLPQGHPQANGQTEVTNRTLLRIIKVKLDDAKGAWSEKWPNVLWAYRTTTRTLTGETLFRLTYGTEAVIPVKVGITSMRREMFHEESNDEQIRVNLDCLDEVREKASEKMMKYQKKMIEYYNKRVKLR; encoded by the exons ATGGACCAACCTATCAAGAAGTCCatggacaagtctgaagcagcaGGGAGAATGGTCCAGTGGGTAATCGAACTCAGTCAGTTCGACATTAGGTACCAGCCTAAGAGAGCCATTAAGGTACAAGCCCTAGCAGACTTCATCGCTGAGTTCACCCTTCCGAACGAGGACAAGATCACTGAAGGGGCAGAACGGTGGACA ATCCCCAGAAGCCAGAATGTCCTTGCGGACGAAGTCGTAAAGATGGCATCATCGGAAGAAGGAGCGGCAAGTACAAACTTGATGCAGGAAACACAGAAACGTCCCAGCATTGAGGAGATCCATACATTTGCAATCCAGGGCGCAG ACATTGCGGAGGCCAGGAAGGTCAGAAAAAGAGCAGCCAGGTTCACGATCCTGAACGACACACTATACAAGAGAGGTTTTTCCATGCCTTACTTGAAGTATGTGGATGAAGAACAGGCAAAATGTATTCTAGAGGAGATCCATGAAGGAATCTGTGGAGACCATGCAGGCCCCAAGTCACTG gtaGATGCAAGggagctcgtcaagaggtgcgacaaatgtcaaaggttcgaGAATGTCCAGCGCCTTCCAGCAGAGAAGCTGACTACAATATCTTCCCCCTGGCCCTTCACACAATGGGGGATCGACATCGTCGGCTCACTGCCCCAAG gacatccacaggcaaatggacagACAGAGGTGACGAATCGGACACTGCTCAGGATCATCAAGGTCAAGTTGGACGACGCGAAGGGCGCCTGGTCTGAAAAGTGGCCCAATGTATTGTGGGCTTATAGGACTACAACAAGAACCCTAACAGGAGAAACCCTTTTTAGACTCACCTATGGCACTGAGGCAGTTATCCCGGTCAAGGTGGGAATAACCAGCATGAGGCGAGAAATGTTCCACGAGGAGAGTAATGACGAACAGATACGAGTCAACCTGGATTGTCTAGATGAAGTAAGAGAAAAAGCCTCCGAGAAGATGATGAAGTACCAAAAGAAGATGATTGAATACTACAACAAGAGAGTGAAGCTTAGATGA
- the LOC142625216 gene encoding uncharacterized protein LOC142625216, which produces MRKEMDELRNAVKEKTDRSLDRMVRATDSPFTTAVLERPVLSKFRFPQLELFDGLKDPQDHLNTFKTTLGLQQPPDEILCRSFLTTLKGAAREWFTRLPTSSIDNFEQLSSAFLRHFVGGQHLKRPADYLLTIRQGEKETMRSYVKRFTRETLEVDDADDKVQLTTFKAELKSREFVVSLAKNPPKTMTEMLLKAQKYMNAEDALAAIVDEEKTGKEGRKEDDLRGQKRERLGR; this is translated from the coding sequence atgagaaaggagatggacgagctaAGGAATGCCGTCAAAGAAAAGACGGATCGGAGCTTAGATAGGATGGTCAGAGCAACGGACTCTCCTTTCACTACGGCAGTCTTGGAACGCCCGGTGCTGTCAAAATTTCGATTTCCCCAACTTGAACTGTTTGACGGACTTAAGGACCCTCAGGATCACCTCAACACCTTCAAAACGACattaggccttcaacagcctCCTGATGAAATATTGTGTCGTTCCTTCCTTACTACTCTTAAAGGAGCTGCAAGGGAATGGTTCACGAGATTGCCAACTTCGTCCATCGACAACTTTGAACAGCTAAGCAGCGCCTTTCTGCGCCACTTCGTTGGAGGACAACACCTTAAAAGGCCTGCGGACTACCTACTCACTATTAGGCAAGGGGAGAAAGAGACCATGCGGTCGTATGTAAAGCGATTTACTCGAGAAACCCTAGAGGTAGACGACGCCGACGACAAGGTACAGTTGACGACCTTTAAGGCAGAGCTAAAGTCtagagaatttgtggtttcacTTGCAAAGAATCCACCTAAGACAATGACGGAGATGCTCCTGAAGGCGCAAAAGTATATGAACGCTGAAGATGCGTTAGCAGCTATAGTGGACGAAGAAAAGACAGGAAAAGagggaaggaaggaagacgatCTTAGAGGACAAAAAAGGGAACGTCTAGGTCGTTGA